One Polypterus senegalus isolate Bchr_013 chromosome 10, ASM1683550v1, whole genome shotgun sequence DNA segment encodes these proteins:
- the tmem134 gene encoding transmembrane protein 134, with protein sequence MTSSAKIAADFSIDDAFEIETDEDDRDITSPARFGTLNFDRKTNLSLPTGRSNGHNPSSESDESNLKYQNLQNDEEGMYSNSRPVGNIFITRNTGRSSTRSSQWSFSTISNTTQLSYRECFSWMQHPLIVKNKKVVFASFLLVIVGTALIFTGIGVQLNPASGVSSAIFFVPGFLLIIPGVYHVIFIYFAVRGRKGFRFFYLPYFEK encoded by the exons ATGACCTCTTCGGCGAAAATCGCAGCCGATTTTTCCATCGACGACGCTTTTGAGATTGAGACCGACGAAGATGACCGGGATATCACGTCACCGGCCCGCTTTGGAACTTTAAACTTCGACAGGAAAACTAATCTTAGCCTTCCGACAGGACGGAGCAACGGCCACAACCCGAGCTCCGAGTCAGATGAATCCAACTTAAAGTATCAG AATCTTCAGAATGACGAGGAGGGCATGTACAGCAACAGCAGGCCTGTTggcaatatttttattacaag AAATACAGGCAGAAGTTCGACTCGCAGCTCCCAGTGGTCCTTCAGCACCATCAGCAACACCACTCAGTTGTCCTACAGGGAGTGTTTCAG CTGGATGCAGCATCCTCTGATCGTGAAGAATAAAAAAGTAGTCTTTGCTTCCTTCCTGTTAGTAATTGTTGGAACAG CGCTAATTTTCACTGGCATTGGAGTGCAGCTGAATCCTGCCTCAG GTGTTTCCAGTGCAATCTTCTTTGTCCCTGGGTTCCTGCTAATAATTCCTGGAG TTTATCATGTGATCTTCATTTATTTTGCTGTACGTGGGAGGAAAGGCTTTCGATTCTTCTACCTGCCTTATTTTGAGAAGTAG